The following are encoded in a window of Mycobacterium vicinigordonae genomic DNA:
- a CDS encoding serine hydrolase domain-containing protein has protein sequence MTRQLDGTGPNIGAVLGGHCDPHFADLAAALAEEISRGSELGAAVAIDIGGEMVVDLWGGYADRAKTRQWDQDTIVNVFSSTKNVTALAALLLIDRGELDPFAPVARYWPEFAANGKQDIEVRHVMSHTSGVSGWELPFTVDDLYNWDLASARLASQAPWWQPGTASGYHVLSSGQLIGELVRRVSGMSLKRFVREEIAEPLGADIQIGVRAQDDSRVAELIPPPPLEVPLEAVPEDHPMRKTFGIMAPNAEAALTAQTVGWRRADIGAANGHGNARALALALSAVSLGDSVAGRQLLRPETVDLIFTEQANGLDLVLGMPARWGIGFALPKYDAVPDIPDGRICYWGGWGGSTVVMDLDRRMTFAYVMNRMGQVTAAGSDRTQRYTRLVYHAMR, from the coding sequence ATGACACGACAACTCGACGGGACCGGGCCGAACATCGGCGCCGTCCTCGGTGGGCACTGCGATCCGCACTTCGCCGACCTTGCCGCCGCTCTCGCCGAGGAAATATCCAGGGGAAGCGAGCTCGGCGCAGCCGTTGCCATTGACATCGGCGGCGAGATGGTGGTCGACCTGTGGGGCGGATACGCCGATCGGGCCAAGACCAGGCAGTGGGACCAGGACACCATCGTCAACGTCTTTTCCAGCACCAAGAATGTCACCGCATTGGCGGCCCTGCTGCTTATCGATCGCGGCGAGCTGGATCCGTTCGCCCCCGTAGCCCGGTACTGGCCGGAATTCGCGGCCAACGGAAAGCAGGACATCGAGGTGCGGCATGTCATGAGCCACACCTCCGGCGTCTCCGGCTGGGAGCTGCCATTCACCGTCGATGACCTCTACAATTGGGACCTTGCCAGCGCCCGGCTGGCCAGCCAAGCGCCCTGGTGGCAGCCCGGTACCGCGTCCGGATACCACGTGTTGAGCAGCGGCCAGTTGATCGGGGAGTTGGTGCGGCGAGTCAGTGGAATGAGTCTCAAACGGTTCGTCCGCGAAGAAATCGCAGAGCCGCTCGGCGCCGACATCCAGATCGGCGTCCGCGCCCAGGACGACAGCCGAGTGGCCGAGCTGATCCCACCCCCGCCGCTGGAAGTACCTCTGGAAGCGGTGCCCGAGGATCACCCGATGCGAAAGACGTTCGGGATCATGGCTCCGAACGCCGAGGCCGCATTGACTGCGCAGACGGTGGGTTGGCGGCGCGCAGATATCGGCGCGGCCAACGGTCACGGCAACGCCCGCGCCCTGGCGCTCGCACTGTCCGCTGTTTCGTTGGGCGACAGCGTTGCTGGGAGGCAATTGCTGCGACCCGAAACCGTCGACCTGATCTTCACCGAACAGGCCAACGGTCTCGACCTGGTGCTGGGCATGCCCGCTCGTTGGGGGATCGGATTCGCCTTGCCGAAATACGATGCGGTACCCGACATCCCGGATGGGCGGATCTGCTACTGGGGTGGCTGGGGTGGATCGACGGTGGTAATGGATCTCGATCGTCGGATGACCTTCGCGTATGTGATGAACAGAATGGGGCAGGTCACTGCGGCGGGATCGGATCGCACCCAGCGGTATACCCGGCTGGTCTACCACGCCATGAGGTAG
- a CDS encoding alpha/beta hydrolase, with product MTESTTRLEPGREVAQRMAAAFASMRDGSADANEVRESLRASRKPRRHIPVARVTDRDIPGPDGAQIPVRIYQPAAGSAAPVIVYLHGGGFVLCDLDSHDACCRRLANGVGAVVVSVDYRLAPEHRFPAALDDAWTATRWVAGHATELGGDPGRLVLAGDSAGGNLATGVCLLARDQGGPPIAFQLLIYPVVDQRRKPSGAHARSAPGVLTIDHQRWFTEQYLGPGGDRSDVRASPILADLAGLPPAHIITGEIDPLCDEDEQYARLLRAAGVPTTVRRYPGMFHGFFNLPDDIPAAEQANTDACQIVREALRGSSRPKECP from the coding sequence GTGACGGAATCGACGACGCGGTTAGAACCGGGCCGTGAAGTCGCGCAACGGATGGCCGCGGCATTCGCCTCGATGCGCGACGGCAGCGCCGACGCCAACGAAGTGCGCGAGAGTCTGCGAGCCAGTCGCAAGCCGCGCCGGCATATACCGGTCGCGCGGGTAACCGACCGCGACATACCCGGGCCGGATGGCGCGCAGATACCCGTGCGGATCTATCAGCCGGCAGCGGGATCGGCGGCGCCGGTGATTGTCTATCTGCACGGCGGCGGTTTCGTGCTGTGTGACCTGGACTCTCATGATGCCTGCTGCCGCCGGCTTGCCAATGGTGTTGGTGCCGTGGTCGTCTCGGTTGACTATCGGCTTGCCCCCGAACATCGATTCCCGGCCGCCCTCGACGACGCCTGGACCGCGACGCGCTGGGTGGCGGGTCACGCGACCGAGCTCGGTGGCGACCCCGGCCGGCTTGTGCTGGCCGGCGACAGCGCCGGGGGGAATCTGGCCACGGGGGTGTGCCTGCTGGCCCGCGACCAAGGTGGCCCGCCGATCGCATTTCAGTTGCTCATCTACCCGGTGGTGGATCAGCGCCGTAAACCGTCCGGGGCGCATGCCCGGTCGGCCCCTGGTGTGCTGACCATCGACCACCAGCGGTGGTTCACCGAGCAGTATCTGGGCCCGGGCGGCGACCGCAGCGACGTACGGGCTTCGCCAATCCTTGCCGACCTTGCCGGCCTGCCTCCGGCGCATATCATCACCGGCGAGATCGACCCACTCTGCGACGAGGACGAACAATACGCCCGGCTTCTCCGTGCCGCCGGAGTGCCCACCACCGTCCGGCGTTACCCGGGAATGTTCCACGGCTTCTTCAATCTGCCCGACGACATTCCCGCCGCCGAGCAGGCAAACACCGACGCGTGCCAGATAGTGCGCGAAGCCCTGCGGGGCTCAAGCCGTCCGAAGGAATGTCCATGA
- a CDS encoding helix-turn-helix transcriptional regulator → MGESDPRADTSPVNWSCGVSELPTGTVTLLLADVEGSTALWQSCPADMTGAVARLDTTLARLVDDHHGVRAVEQGEGDSFVIAFSRASDAVACALALQLAPLAPLRLRIGLHSGEIQLRDTASYIGSTVNRAARVRDLAHGGQTVLTTATEQLVIDSLPGGVWLTDLGSYQLRDLARPERIVQLCHPDLLGEFPPLRSANIGAAQTVPIPLTSFVGRSAEITELEGILDEHRLVTLTGAGGVGKTRLASELAARVAGDAADPVHYVDLAPIADADLVEAAVAEAVGMHQQPGRSIVDVAAARIANRRALFVFDNCEHVREAAAAVVLSLLSRCPAVRVLATSREPLRLAAEVNWQVPSLALADEAVQLFADRARHVQPDFGLTVGNLDVVTEICRRLDGMPLAIELAAARMRALSAADIRDSLQDRFLLLNGGSHTAVRRQQTLRASVDWSHSMLGEAEAVLFRRLGVFAGGFDLDSVVAVCECGQRYQVLDQLTLLVEKSLVQANSVDDRARYRMLETIRDYALEKLEEAGEADAVLTRHRNHYSSLAAELDVSARDDFRRRVDRVEADIDNMRAAFTYCCGGGEHAAALALASSLQPLWQGRGRLREGLTWFDAILTDKGLDPDDVAPEVYARAIADKVFLDSFTVAHYPMDQAERAVETARGLGDHALLSRTLTACGCLAGLDFDLAARYLSEANELARLTGDDWRLSQILGRQAYLAAMAGDPVAASAIGVEGADIANALDDWSNEHSCRWAIGMSQMFRADLAGAVETYRRVFADCESDSDGVGMMLCLISQGCTLVYRGEVAEANRIGRAAMAAGAELDVMLERAAGTVMAMAAVAQGDADSARAISRTVWEFPAVQRGTVAITAITQCAHLDGDLARARELADEAVTSLAGWHRMYALGIRAHIASDLGDYEQSRRDVREALSVATTNQGRLGVPLILEALARLAVQADRHTDATRILAAADAMRNGTGEFRFPIYQGSYRAALDTCVNMLGDNGFQEVWAEGAALSPEDAIAYAMRGRGERKRPGTGWAALTPTEIDVARLVSDGLTNKDIAERLFVSPRTVQAHLTHMYTKLGYTSRVQLAQEAVRRNGPG, encoded by the coding sequence ATGGGTGAGTCTGATCCCCGCGCGGACACATCGCCGGTGAATTGGAGCTGTGGCGTGAGCGAACTGCCGACTGGAACGGTGACGCTGTTGCTGGCCGACGTCGAAGGCTCCACCGCGCTGTGGCAGAGCTGTCCAGCAGACATGACGGGGGCCGTCGCCCGCCTCGATACGACGTTGGCCCGGTTGGTGGACGACCATCACGGCGTGCGTGCGGTCGAACAAGGCGAGGGCGACAGCTTCGTGATCGCCTTCAGCAGGGCCAGCGACGCCGTCGCGTGTGCGCTGGCCTTGCAGCTCGCACCGTTGGCCCCGCTTCGGCTGCGTATTGGCCTGCATTCAGGTGAGATCCAGCTTCGTGACACCGCGAGCTACATCGGCTCCACCGTCAATCGCGCTGCGCGCGTGCGCGATCTGGCGCATGGCGGTCAAACCGTACTGACTACCGCCACCGAGCAGCTGGTGATCGATAGTCTGCCGGGTGGAGTCTGGCTGACCGATCTGGGCAGCTATCAGTTGCGCGACCTGGCTCGCCCCGAACGGATCGTGCAGCTATGCCATCCCGACCTGCTCGGCGAATTTCCTCCGCTGCGTTCTGCGAATATTGGTGCTGCACAGACGGTTCCGATACCGTTGACCAGCTTTGTGGGACGCAGTGCCGAAATAACCGAACTGGAAGGCATTCTCGACGAGCACAGATTGGTGACGCTGACCGGCGCCGGCGGGGTCGGCAAGACCCGCCTTGCCAGTGAGCTCGCGGCCCGAGTCGCCGGGGATGCGGCGGACCCGGTGCACTATGTGGATCTCGCGCCGATCGCCGACGCCGACCTGGTCGAGGCGGCAGTCGCCGAGGCCGTGGGGATGCACCAGCAGCCGGGCCGCTCGATCGTCGATGTTGCCGCTGCGCGTATCGCCAACCGCCGAGCTTTGTTCGTGTTTGACAACTGCGAGCATGTGCGGGAAGCGGCTGCGGCAGTGGTGCTTTCACTGTTGAGCCGCTGCCCAGCCGTACGGGTGCTTGCGACCAGTCGCGAACCGCTGCGCCTTGCCGCTGAGGTGAATTGGCAGGTGCCCTCCCTGGCCTTGGCTGACGAGGCTGTCCAGCTGTTCGCTGACCGTGCCCGCCATGTCCAGCCCGACTTCGGACTTACCGTAGGCAATCTCGACGTGGTCACCGAGATTTGTCGCCGCCTGGACGGCATGCCGTTGGCTATCGAGTTGGCGGCCGCCCGCATGCGGGCCCTGTCGGCCGCCGACATCCGCGACAGTCTGCAGGACAGGTTTCTGTTGCTCAACGGCGGCTCGCACACCGCCGTGCGGCGTCAGCAGACGTTGCGTGCCTCAGTCGACTGGTCGCATTCGATGCTCGGCGAAGCCGAGGCGGTGTTGTTTCGGCGGCTGGGTGTGTTCGCCGGAGGTTTCGACCTCGACAGCGTGGTTGCGGTCTGCGAATGCGGACAGCGCTACCAGGTACTGGACCAGCTGACGCTGCTGGTGGAGAAGTCGCTGGTGCAGGCGAACAGCGTCGACGATCGGGCGCGATATCGGATGCTGGAGACAATCCGCGACTATGCGCTGGAAAAGCTGGAGGAGGCCGGGGAGGCCGACGCGGTGCTGACGCGGCACCGCAACCACTACTCCTCGCTGGCCGCCGAGCTGGATGTCTCCGCCCGCGACGACTTTCGACGCCGCGTCGACCGTGTCGAAGCCGACATCGACAACATGCGTGCCGCGTTCACCTATTGCTGCGGTGGCGGCGAGCATGCGGCAGCCCTTGCGCTGGCATCGTCGCTGCAGCCGCTATGGCAGGGCCGGGGCCGACTTCGCGAGGGTTTGACGTGGTTCGACGCGATCCTGACCGACAAGGGTTTGGATCCGGATGACGTCGCCCCGGAGGTATACGCCCGCGCTATAGCCGACAAGGTCTTCCTGGACTCCTTCACCGTGGCCCACTACCCCATGGATCAGGCGGAGCGGGCCGTCGAAACCGCCCGCGGGCTCGGCGATCACGCGCTGCTGAGCCGAACCTTGACGGCGTGTGGTTGCCTGGCCGGACTCGACTTCGACCTGGCTGCCCGCTATTTGTCCGAGGCGAACGAGTTGGCCCGGTTGACGGGGGACGACTGGAGGCTGAGTCAGATCCTGGGCCGGCAGGCCTATCTGGCCGCCATGGCCGGGGATCCGGTCGCCGCCAGTGCTATCGGCGTTGAAGGGGCCGACATCGCGAATGCGCTTGACGACTGGTCCAACGAGCACTCGTGTCGTTGGGCCATTGGCATGTCCCAGATGTTCCGTGCCGACCTCGCCGGCGCTGTCGAGACCTATCGCCGCGTGTTCGCCGACTGCGAGTCCGACAGTGACGGCGTCGGAATGATGTTGTGTCTGATCAGCCAAGGGTGCACCTTGGTGTACCGGGGTGAGGTCGCCGAAGCCAACCGGATCGGTCGGGCGGCGATGGCAGCGGGAGCGGAACTCGACGTCATGCTGGAACGCGCGGCCGGCACCGTCATGGCGATGGCTGCCGTCGCCCAGGGTGATGCCGACTCCGCGCGTGCGATCAGTCGGACCGTTTGGGAGTTTCCCGCGGTACAGCGCGGCACCGTGGCAATCACTGCCATCACCCAGTGCGCGCACCTAGACGGCGACTTGGCCCGGGCGCGGGAACTGGCCGACGAGGCAGTAACCTCCCTGGCCGGTTGGCATCGGATGTATGCGCTGGGTATCAGGGCGCACATCGCGTCCGACCTCGGCGACTACGAACAGAGCCGCCGCGATGTCCGGGAGGCTCTTTCGGTCGCGACCACCAACCAGGGGCGCCTTGGGGTCCCACTCATCCTGGAAGCGCTGGCGCGGCTGGCGGTGCAGGCCGATAGGCACACTGACGCGACCCGGATCCTTGCGGCGGCCGATGCGATGCGCAACGGCACCGGCGAGTTTCGATTTCCGATCTACCAGGGCTCGTATCGGGCGGCGCTGGATACATGTGTTAACATGCTCGGCGACAACGGATTTCAGGAAGTCTGGGCGGAGGGCGCGGCGTTGTCGCCCGAAGACGCTATCGCCTATGCAATGCGCGGACGTGGCGAGCGCAAACGGCCCGGCACGGGCTGGGCAGCTCTGACCCCGACCGAAATCGACGTGGCGCGACTGGTCAGCGATGGGCTGACGAATAAGGACATCGCCGAACGACTATTCGTCTCTCCGCGCACCGTGCAGGCCCACCTGACGCATATGTACACGAAGTTGGGCTACACCTCGCGGGTACAGCTGGCGCAGGAGGCGGTGCGCCGTAACGGGCCCGGGTGA
- a CDS encoding SDR family NAD(P)-dependent oxidoreductase — MRLTNTRALITGASRGLGRSIAEVLAQRGAEVAVVARDGAALNLLAKELGGKAYPTDLSDPAAVEALPDRVEADGPIDILINNAGLDCCRLLPDTSAQEVRDLLQVNLLAPMELCRQLMPRMVDRGRGHIVNVSSVGAVSVSPGVTVYATSKAGLSHFTAGIRQELKSTLIGTTLVQIGAVKTDMLDGIKQFGPARRAIERSQRMHMLPREDLEPVVVAEAIADAIERNRRYVTLPRRIAASAIMTELPRRMSAAMLAGIDMRADS, encoded by the coding sequence ATGAGATTGACCAACACCCGCGCGTTGATCACCGGCGCCAGCCGCGGATTAGGCCGCAGCATCGCCGAGGTACTGGCTCAGCGCGGCGCTGAGGTTGCCGTCGTCGCACGCGACGGAGCGGCACTGAATCTTCTCGCCAAGGAACTCGGCGGCAAGGCGTACCCGACCGACCTCAGCGATCCGGCTGCCGTCGAAGCCCTGCCCGACCGGGTCGAAGCAGACGGCCCGATCGACATATTGATCAACAACGCCGGGTTGGACTGCTGTCGCCTGCTGCCGGACACCTCCGCGCAGGAGGTGCGAGACCTGTTGCAGGTCAACCTGTTAGCTCCGATGGAGCTGTGCCGCCAGCTGATGCCCCGCATGGTCGACCGCGGACGTGGACACATCGTGAACGTCTCGTCGGTGGGCGCGGTGAGCGTGAGCCCCGGTGTCACCGTCTATGCCACGTCCAAGGCTGGGTTGAGCCACTTTACCGCCGGAATCCGTCAGGAACTCAAGAGCACTCTGATCGGGACGACGCTCGTCCAGATCGGTGCTGTTAAGACCGATATGCTGGACGGCATAAAGCAATTCGGGCCGGCAAGGCGGGCGATCGAAAGATCGCAACGAATGCACATGTTACCGCGCGAGGACCTGGAACCGGTGGTTGTGGCGGAGGCGATCGCCGACGCGATCGAACGCAATCGCCGCTACGTCACCTTGCCCCGCCGCATCGCGGCGTCGGCGATCATGACCGAGTTGCCCCGGCGCATGAGTGCGGCCATGCTCGCCGGGATTGACATGCGGGCCGACTCATAA
- a CDS encoding alpha/beta fold hydrolase, translating into MKAHRRAVEVDGLVTSYLEAGSGDPLVLLHGGEFGASAELGWERNISVLADRFRVLAPDQLGFGESAKVIDFVNSRAMRIRHVARFCEILGVTSAHFAGNSMGAINLLTDTTSESPLLPVRSIAIICGGGEIQQNHHFDALQQYDATLPAMRNIVEALFYDRCYPADEDYVWRRYQSSVAPGAWEAVAAARFRRPNAGATTAPSSERPYERIRVPTLVVEGRGDKLLPSGWAAEIAEQIGGARSVVIDGAGHCPQIEQSAVVNDLLLDFFDM; encoded by the coding sequence ATCAAGGCACATCGCCGAGCCGTCGAGGTCGACGGACTCGTGACGAGCTATCTTGAGGCCGGTTCTGGTGACCCCTTGGTGCTGCTGCATGGCGGTGAGTTCGGTGCCAGTGCTGAATTAGGCTGGGAGAGAAATATTTCCGTACTCGCCGACCGGTTCCGGGTGCTGGCTCCCGACCAGCTGGGATTCGGGGAATCGGCGAAGGTGATCGACTTCGTCAACAGCCGCGCCATGCGGATCCGCCACGTGGCGCGGTTCTGCGAGATCCTCGGGGTCACCTCGGCGCACTTCGCTGGAAACTCCATGGGCGCGATCAATCTGCTGACCGACACCACGTCGGAGTCGCCACTGCTGCCTGTACGCAGCATCGCAATCATATGCGGGGGCGGGGAGATTCAGCAGAACCATCATTTCGATGCGCTGCAACAGTACGACGCAACGCTACCGGCGATGCGGAACATCGTGGAGGCGTTGTTTTACGACCGCTGCTATCCAGCCGACGAGGACTATGTCTGGCGCCGCTACCAATCGAGCGTCGCCCCCGGCGCGTGGGAAGCTGTGGCGGCGGCCCGTTTTCGCCGGCCCAACGCCGGTGCAACGACGGCGCCATCGAGCGAGCGGCCATATGAGAGGATTCGGGTGCCGACGCTGGTTGTCGAAGGCAGGGGCGACAAGCTGCTCCCTTCGGGTTGGGCAGCTGAAATCGCCGAGCAGATCGGTGGCGCGCGTTCGGTCGTCATCGACGGGGCGGGTCACTGCCCGCAAATCGAGCAGTCCGCGGTGGTGAACGACCTGCTGCTGGACTTCTTCGACATGTAG
- a CDS encoding SDR family NAD(P)-dependent oxidoreductase, with product MVNELTDKVAVVTGGAAGIGRGMVQRFVAEGARVVIADVRTDLGDELADALGPSAIFHQTDVSDQEQVAAVVAVAVEKFGGLHVMVNNAGISGPLRRLLDEDFEDFYRVMGVNVLGVMAGTRDAARHMADHGGGSIINVTSIGGIQAGGGVMTYRASKAAVIQFTKSAAIDLARYEIRVNAIAPGNIPTSILASSSSAKDPAELERFEAAIRQTMRDDRPLKREGTPDDVAEAALYFATDRSRYVTGTVLPVDGGTVAGKVNRSRTRAD from the coding sequence GTGGTCAACGAATTGACGGACAAGGTGGCTGTGGTCACCGGCGGGGCTGCGGGTATCGGCCGGGGCATGGTGCAGCGGTTTGTCGCCGAGGGCGCCCGGGTGGTTATTGCCGACGTCCGGACCGATCTTGGCGACGAGTTGGCCGACGCCTTAGGGCCGTCCGCGATATTTCATCAGACCGACGTTTCCGACCAGGAACAGGTTGCCGCGGTGGTTGCCGTGGCGGTCGAGAAATTCGGTGGGTTGCACGTCATGGTGAACAACGCCGGCATCTCGGGCCCGTTGCGCCGGTTGCTTGACGAGGACTTCGAGGACTTCTACCGGGTGATGGGGGTCAACGTGTTGGGCGTGATGGCCGGCACCCGGGACGCCGCGCGGCACATGGCGGACCATGGCGGCGGCTCCATCATCAATGTGACCTCGATCGGTGGGATCCAGGCCGGCGGCGGTGTGATGACCTATCGAGCTTCCAAGGCGGCCGTCATCCAGTTCACCAAGTCGGCGGCAATCGACCTGGCCCGCTACGAGATTCGGGTCAACGCTATCGCGCCCGGCAACATACCGACTTCGATCCTGGCATCGTCGTCCAGCGCGAAGGATCCCGCCGAGCTTGAGCGTTTCGAGGCAGCGATTCGCCAGACCATGCGCGACGACCGCCCGCTCAAGCGCGAGGGTACGCCCGACGACGTGGCAGAGGCCGCTCTGTATTTCGCGACCGACCGGTCTCGGTACGTTACCGGGACGGTGCTACCGGTTGACGGGGGGACCGTAGCCGGCAAAGTGAATCGTTCTCGCACACGGGCGGATTGA
- a CDS encoding wax ester/triacylglycerol synthase family O-acyltransferase, translating to MRRLTGVDNLFLKQEKNTQPQHTIKAVVLDPAAAHQPLTFEAIRAAVPALAERIEPLRWQLLRPRLGRPWWIERPDIDLDHHVKRVSTPAPGGDRELSAQINEINMGGLDHSRPSWQLWYVDGLAGGRIALVLKLHHTLADGMASLRLLETMLSPDAGEPLPTANGALCGERRPKAVQWYRTLLTHQVSAAARFPGVLARSARTIETVRARRKAGRPGFAEAFAAPSAPFNAPFTTRREFAFITCDLDQIKTVKAAFGVTVNDVYLAVCSGAVRSYLQQHGKLTAEPLSAVVPVAIRPPGAEVDWGNQVTTWYTSLATDVADPVQRLMQISANTKAARAVHDERDLWLFGDWMEYWPLFWFYGRALPIVGAATKKRPTYSLIASNVPGPRNRLYLGGAPVEKLISVGPIVYPYGLNFTGWSYGDDMTIGMQACSDHVPDIWEIADGIQVTLAELFSLARESVA from the coding sequence ATGCGTCGTCTCACCGGTGTCGACAACTTGTTTCTCAAACAGGAGAAGAACACGCAACCCCAGCACACCATCAAGGCCGTCGTACTCGATCCCGCCGCTGCGCACCAGCCGCTGACCTTCGAGGCGATTCGAGCGGCGGTGCCCGCCCTGGCGGAACGGATCGAGCCGCTGCGCTGGCAACTCCTGCGGCCGCGGCTAGGCCGGCCGTGGTGGATCGAACGTCCGGATATCGACCTCGATCACCATGTCAAGCGGGTGTCCACGCCGGCGCCCGGCGGCGACCGGGAGCTGAGTGCGCAGATCAACGAGATCAACATGGGCGGACTCGACCACAGTCGGCCGTCCTGGCAGCTGTGGTACGTCGATGGGCTGGCCGGCGGCCGAATCGCGTTGGTGCTCAAACTCCATCACACGCTGGCCGACGGCATGGCGTCGCTGCGGCTGCTCGAGACGATGCTCAGTCCCGATGCCGGCGAACCCTTACCGACAGCTAACGGCGCGCTCTGCGGCGAGCGCCGGCCCAAAGCAGTGCAGTGGTATCGCACGCTGCTAACCCACCAAGTTAGCGCCGCCGCAAGGTTTCCCGGCGTACTGGCACGATCGGCACGCACGATCGAGACGGTCCGCGCCCGCCGTAAGGCCGGCCGACCCGGCTTCGCCGAGGCCTTCGCAGCACCATCCGCCCCGTTCAACGCTCCGTTCACCACACGTCGCGAATTCGCCTTTATTACTTGCGATCTCGACCAGATCAAGACAGTCAAGGCGGCGTTCGGAGTGACAGTTAACGACGTGTACCTCGCCGTGTGCAGCGGTGCCGTCCGGTCGTATCTGCAACAGCACGGCAAGCTGACCGCAGAACCGTTGTCCGCCGTAGTACCAGTGGCGATTCGACCACCGGGCGCCGAGGTGGACTGGGGCAACCAGGTCACCACGTGGTACACCTCCCTCGCCACCGATGTGGCCGATCCCGTCCAGCGGCTGATGCAGATTTCGGCTAACACCAAGGCTGCCCGAGCGGTCCACGACGAGCGCGACCTGTGGTTATTCGGCGACTGGATGGAATACTGGCCCTTGTTCTGGTTCTACGGGCGCGCACTGCCGATCGTCGGCGCGGCGACCAAGAAGCGCCCAACGTACAGCCTGATCGCCTCGAACGTTCCCGGCCCGAGGAACCGGTTGTATCTTGGCGGGGCACCGGTGGAGAAGCTGATCTCGGTGGGACCCATCGTCTATCCCTACGGCTTGAACTTCACCGGTTGGAGCTACGGCGACGATATGACCATCGGGATGCAAGCGTGCAGCGACCACGTTCCGGACATCTGGGAGATTGCCGACGGCATTCAGGTCACCCTCGCCGAACTGTTTTCGCTGGCGAGGGAATCGGTCGCTTAG
- a CDS encoding glucose 1-dehydrogenase translates to MTSNEAQLAGKVVIVTGGARGLGAAFGRHIVSRGGKAVLVDLLDEDGNSLADELGESARYAHLDVTDPGQWAQAVRYATDEFGKLDGLVNNAGISTGQLVEHEPIDHFRAVLEVNLVGVFNGIQAAIPAMRAAGGGSIVNISSAAGLFGLALTAGYGASKWGVRGLTKVAAVELADDRIRVNSVHPGMTYTPMTEQVGIQIGEGNYPNTPMRRVGLPDEIAGAVGYLLSDDAAYTTGAEIAVDGGWTAGPTVQYVMGQ, encoded by the coding sequence ATGACCTCGAACGAAGCACAATTGGCCGGCAAGGTGGTCATTGTCACCGGCGGTGCGCGGGGGCTCGGCGCTGCGTTCGGCCGCCACATCGTCAGCCGGGGCGGCAAAGCTGTGCTCGTCGATCTGCTCGACGAGGACGGCAATTCCCTCGCCGACGAGCTAGGCGAGTCGGCGCGGTACGCGCATCTGGATGTCACCGATCCGGGACAGTGGGCCCAGGCGGTGCGCTATGCCACCGATGAATTCGGCAAGCTCGACGGGCTGGTGAACAATGCCGGGATATCCACTGGGCAGCTCGTCGAGCACGAGCCCATCGACCATTTCCGGGCGGTGCTGGAGGTGAACCTGGTGGGGGTGTTCAACGGTATCCAGGCTGCGATTCCGGCAATGCGAGCCGCTGGTGGCGGCTCGATTGTCAATATCTCTTCTGCTGCAGGCCTTTTCGGTCTGGCCCTGACCGCCGGCTACGGCGCCTCGAAGTGGGGTGTGCGCGGGTTGACTAAAGTCGCCGCGGTGGAACTGGCGGACGACCGGATCCGAGTTAACTCCGTACATCCGGGAATGACGTACACCCCGATGACCGAGCAAGTCGGTATCCAGATCGGTGAAGGTAACTATCCCAACACTCCGATGCGCCGGGTGGGCCTCCCGGACGAGATCGCCGGCGCGGTGGGGTATCTGCTCTCCGACGACGCCGCATACACGACGGGTGCTGAGATCGCCGTCGACGGCGGATGGACTGCCGGTCCCACCGTGCAATACGTGATGGGGCAGTAG